The Brevibacillus brevis genome contains a region encoding:
- a CDS encoding LysR family transcriptional regulator, translating to MELRNLKTFQVVAEHLNLTKAAEQLGYSQPTITLQIQALERELGHPLLNRVGKRTFLTPAGKIVKQHTDQLFYVLQHMAEGLNHLDMPVGPLIVAAPEFYCIQYMPQILKAYVETHPQVNLQVISCTSQEALKKIQAHEADIGIIAGTTAQPGIHSSVVDLEQFTLIASPDLMKEKTLADALVTFPFLSYQEGCNLDEFITQCLLELNYIPPSVIKCSSEETIKRSVLNQTGIALLSKVLVEKELRTGELIELYRFSKKAETSLVSLERRREEPAIQSFMELVKDVWLSVREE from the coding sequence ATGGAGTTACGCAATCTGAAGACATTTCAGGTCGTTGCCGAGCATTTGAACTTGACGAAGGCTGCGGAGCAACTCGGATACAGCCAGCCTACGATTACGCTCCAGATTCAAGCGTTGGAGCGGGAGCTGGGTCATCCTTTGCTCAATCGGGTAGGCAAGCGCACGTTTTTGACACCGGCCGGAAAAATAGTGAAGCAGCATACGGATCAGCTTTTCTACGTTTTGCAGCACATGGCGGAAGGGCTCAATCACTTAGACATGCCTGTAGGTCCGCTGATTGTGGCGGCTCCAGAGTTTTATTGCATCCAATACATGCCCCAAATTTTGAAAGCGTACGTGGAGACTCATCCGCAGGTCAATCTGCAGGTGATTTCTTGCACCAGTCAGGAGGCATTGAAAAAAATCCAAGCCCACGAAGCGGATATTGGGATCATTGCGGGCACCACCGCACAACCAGGTATTCATTCCAGCGTCGTGGACTTGGAACAATTCACCTTGATCGCTTCTCCTGATTTGATGAAGGAAAAAACACTGGCAGACGCACTCGTGACCTTCCCTTTTTTGTCCTATCAGGAGGGGTGCAATCTCGATGAATTTATTACCCAATGCCTGTTGGAGTTAAACTACATCCCGCCCTCTGTCATAAAATGCAGCAGCGAAGAAACAATCAAACGATCCGTCCTGAATCAAACGGGTATAGCATTGCTCAGTAAGGTTCTGGTGGAAAAAGAGCTGCGAACAGGCGAACTGATCGAGCTGTACCGCTTTTCCAAGAAAGCTGAAACATCGCTGGTCAGTCTGGAGCGCCGACGAGAAGAACCTGCAATCCAAAGCTTCATGGAACTGGTCAAAGACGTATGGTTATCCGTAAGAGAAGAGTAA